A section of the Fusarium falciforme chromosome 8, complete sequence genome encodes:
- a CDS encoding Septum-promoting GTP-binding protein 1 yields the protein METEVPPPREVPDDTLGGIEGSPHVASSSNGFRHQQSTSLDQGLANSPKPEEDPSARYTPPVQPAPPISRPASGLSNPAHQAYNDYRQGAGEPSSNGRNHVVIKVGMVGDAQIGKTSLMVKYVEGSWDEDYIQTLGVNFMEKTISIRNTEITFSIWDLGGQREFVNMLPLVCNDAVAILFMFDLTRKSTLNSIKEWYRQGRGFNKTAIPILVGTKYDHFVNFPPQDQEEISNQARRFAKAMRAALIFSSTSHSINVQKIFKIVLSKAFDLKCTIPEIENVGEPLLLYQSV from the exons ATGGAGACCGAGGTTCCTCCCCCACGTGAAGTCCCCGACGACACTCTAGGCGGTATCGAGGGCTCTCCGCATGTCGCCTCCAGCAGCAACGGTTTCCGTCATCAACAGAGCACATCCCTCGACCAGGGCCTCGCCAATAGTCCCAAACCAGAGGAGGATCCTTCGGCCAGATACACCCCTCCTGTCCAACCGGCGCCTCCAATCTCCCGACCAGCTAGCGGCCTGTCCAACCCCGCACACCAGGCCTACAATGACTATCGGCAAGGCGCAGGCGAACCTTCATCCAACGGCCGTAACCATGTTGTGATCAAGGTTGGCATGGTGGGCGATGCCCAGATCGGCAAGACGTCGCTCATGGTCAAGTACGTCGAGGGCAGCTGGGACGAGGACTACATTCAGACCCTGGGCGTCAACTTTATGGAAAAGACAATTTCCATCCGTAATACAGAAATCACCTTTTCCATCTGGGACTTGGGCGGTCAAAGAGAATTCGTCAACATGCTGCCGCTAGTATGCAACGACGCCGTCGCCATACTCTTCATGTTTGACCTCACACGCAAGAGCACCCTGAACAGCATCAAGGAGTGGTATCGCCAGGGACGGGGTTTCAACAAAACGGCAATTCCCATCCTTGTGGGAACCAAGTATGATCATTTTGTCAACTTTCCTCCCCAGGACCAAGAAGAGATCTCAAATCAG GCGAGACGGtttgccaaggccatgagaGCAGCCTTGATCTTTTCAAGTACAAGTCATAGCATCAACGTGCAAAAG ATCTTCAAGATCGTACTATCCAAGGCATTCGACCTCAAGTGCACAATCCCCGAAATCGAAAACGTCGGCGAGCCCCTATTGTTATATCAGTCTGTGTGA